One genomic region from Lineus longissimus chromosome 6, tnLinLong1.2, whole genome shotgun sequence encodes:
- the LOC135489679 gene encoding exosome complex component CSL4-like isoform X1: MVRNLGHQVRQHLLNASNSPAVVATFSTGQRICRFEEDYLTGHGTYVRNNYIHATLAGYVQVNTADDGKTCIEVRTKKEKNVVPSVGSVVTVRIMNVNPRFCRCAILCVANTTMKHSFRGMIRKEDVRATEKDRVEMYKCFRPGDIVLARVLSLGDAQSYTLSTAENELGVVIAKSEAGDEMVPINWCEMQCPKTLTKENRKVAKVDIERQPGT, translated from the exons ATGGTAAGGAATCTTGGTCATCAAGTGCGTCAGCATTTGTTGAATGCATCAAATAGTCCAGCAGTCGTCGCGACGTTCTCCACTG GTCAAAGAATCTGCCGATTTGAGGAAGATTACCTAACAGGGCATGGGACGTATGTCCGAAACAACTACATCCATGCTACACTGGCAGGGTATGTGCAGGTCAACACTGCTGATGATGGAAAG ACATGCATTGAAGTGCGCAcgaagaaggagaagaatgtGGTCCCTTCGGTTGGAAGTGTGGTAACTGTGAGG ATCATGAATGTTAACCCTCGGTTCTGTCGCTGTGCCATCCTATGTGTTGCTAACACAACTATGAAGCATTCATTCAGAGGAATGATCAG aaaGGAAGATGTTCGAGCGACTGAAAAGGATCGAGTTGAAATGTACAAGTGTTTCAGACCAGGAGATATTGTGTTGGCAAGAGTG CTGTCACTAGGAGATGCCCAGTCTTACACCTTAAGTACAGCAGAGAATGAGCTTGGGGTCGTCATAGCAAAAAGTGAAGCCG GTGATGAAATGGTTCCAATCAACTGGTGTGAGATGCAGTGTCCAAAAACCCTGACAAAAGAGAACCGCAAGGTGGCCAAAGTTGACATTGAGAGGCAGCCAGGAACGTGA
- the LOC135489679 gene encoding exosome complex component CSL4-like isoform X2 has protein sequence MAAPSECVPGQRICRFEEDYLTGHGTYVRNNYIHATLAGYVQVNTADDGKTCIEVRTKKEKNVVPSVGSVVTVRIMNVNPRFCRCAILCVANTTMKHSFRGMIRKEDVRATEKDRVEMYKCFRPGDIVLARVLSLGDAQSYTLSTAENELGVVIAKSEAGDEMVPINWCEMQCPKTLTKENRKVAKVDIERQPGT, from the exons atggctgcgccCAGCGAGTGTGTTCCGG GTCAAAGAATCTGCCGATTTGAGGAAGATTACCTAACAGGGCATGGGACGTATGTCCGAAACAACTACATCCATGCTACACTGGCAGGGTATGTGCAGGTCAACACTGCTGATGATGGAAAG ACATGCATTGAAGTGCGCAcgaagaaggagaagaatgtGGTCCCTTCGGTTGGAAGTGTGGTAACTGTGAGG ATCATGAATGTTAACCCTCGGTTCTGTCGCTGTGCCATCCTATGTGTTGCTAACACAACTATGAAGCATTCATTCAGAGGAATGATCAG aaaGGAAGATGTTCGAGCGACTGAAAAGGATCGAGTTGAAATGTACAAGTGTTTCAGACCAGGAGATATTGTGTTGGCAAGAGTG CTGTCACTAGGAGATGCCCAGTCTTACACCTTAAGTACAGCAGAGAATGAGCTTGGGGTCGTCATAGCAAAAAGTGAAGCCG GTGATGAAATGGTTCCAATCAACTGGTGTGAGATGCAGTGTCCAAAAACCCTGACAAAAGAGAACCGCAAGGTGGCCAAAGTTGACATTGAGAGGCAGCCAGGAACGTGA